The Nocardioides salarius genome includes a region encoding these proteins:
- a CDS encoding inorganic diphosphatase encodes MSTDDDRDQLHRDGRCDVVVEIPRGSRNKYEASEDGEIWFDRRLGGPAGFPGDYGYVIGSEGEDGDALDALVLLEEATFPGVHMRCRVIGAFALQVGDIAETKLIVVPETDHHADHLRDLGDLPPAFLDELDAFFTAYRMLEDVPVDVRERLDRSRALEVLVAGEG; translated from the coding sequence ATGAGCACTGACGACGACCGCGACCAGCTCCACCGCGACGGCCGCTGCGACGTGGTGGTGGAGATCCCCCGCGGCAGCCGCAACAAGTACGAGGCCTCCGAGGACGGCGAGATCTGGTTCGACCGCCGGCTGGGCGGCCCGGCCGGCTTCCCCGGCGACTACGGCTACGTCATCGGCTCCGAGGGCGAGGACGGCGACGCCCTCGACGCGCTGGTGCTGCTGGAGGAGGCGACCTTCCCCGGTGTGCACATGCGCTGCCGGGTCATCGGCGCCTTCGCCCTGCAGGTCGGCGACATCGCCGAGACCAAGCTGATCGTGGTGCCCGAGACCGACCACCACGCCGACCACCTGCGCGACCTCGGCGACCTGCCGCCCGCCTTCCTCGACGAGCTCGACGCCTTCTTCACCGCCTACCGGATGCTCGAGGACGTGCCTGTCGACGTGCGCGAGCGCCTCGACCGCTCCCGCGCCCTCGAGGTGCTGGTGGCCGGCGAGGGCTGA
- a CDS encoding DEAD/DEAH box helicase, which yields MTSPAASPAATPAPTVDRAEAREAAEAHLRALVGRDDAVLREDQWSAIEALAVDRRRALVVQRTGWGKSAVYFVATLLLRERGAGPTVIVSPLLALMRNQIQAAERAGIRAVTINSTNIGDWEPIHEAIQAGEVDVLLVSPERLNNPGFRDEVLPRLAATCGLLVVDEAHCISDWGHDFRPDYRRIRTLLDDLTEGIPVLATTATANQRVTEDVQQQLGRDVLVLRGSLDRESLRLGVVHLKTADQRLAWLADHLAEQPGSGIVYCLTVAATQEVADYLRSRGHEVAAYSGQTETTERQALEGDLAAGRVKALVATSALGMGFDASLGFVVNLGAPSSPVAYYQQVGRAGRGLDARSESATVVLLPAVEDRDIWAYFASLAFPREEQVRETLAVLAEEGRPMSTAALETRVELNRTRLETMLKVLDVDGAVRRVRGGWESTGREWTYDEPRYRRVAEARQREQDAMLEYLRTDECRMLYLRDQLDDPEAQACGRCDNCGGLQLSTDVSAAAIEEAQARLARPGVPVAPRKMWPTGMDRLGVQLKGKISDGAAEEGRAVARLTDLGYGQALRELFREGPDGVADVPVPVPLVQAVIEVLNDWRPQVDAIVSVESVRRGELVDSLADGLSRYLQVPLLGRWAVVDPDVAPGQGSMNSAQRVAAVGRRFDLHADPGSLEGRSVLLVDDLTDTGWTLTMAARAIRRAGAVAVRPLVLGVSG from the coding sequence ATGACCTCCCCCGCAGCGAGCCCAGCGGCGACCCCCGCTCCCACCGTCGACCGTGCCGAGGCACGGGAGGCGGCCGAGGCGCACCTGCGGGCGCTGGTGGGTCGCGACGACGCGGTGCTGCGCGAGGACCAGTGGTCGGCGATCGAGGCGCTGGCCGTCGACCGGCGCCGCGCCCTGGTCGTGCAGCGCACCGGCTGGGGCAAGTCGGCGGTCTACTTCGTGGCCACGCTGCTGCTGCGCGAGCGCGGTGCCGGCCCGACGGTGATCGTCAGCCCGCTGCTGGCGCTGATGCGCAACCAGATCCAGGCCGCCGAGCGCGCCGGCATCCGCGCGGTGACCATCAACTCCACCAACATCGGTGACTGGGAGCCGATCCACGAGGCCATCCAGGCCGGTGAGGTCGACGTGCTGCTGGTCAGCCCCGAGCGGCTCAACAACCCTGGCTTCCGCGACGAGGTGCTGCCACGCCTGGCCGCGACCTGCGGCCTGCTGGTGGTCGACGAGGCGCACTGCATCTCCGACTGGGGCCACGACTTCCGCCCCGACTACCGCCGCATCCGCACCCTGCTCGACGACCTCACCGAGGGCATCCCGGTGCTGGCCACCACCGCGACCGCCAACCAGCGCGTCACCGAGGACGTCCAGCAGCAGCTGGGCCGCGACGTGCTGGTGCTGCGCGGCTCGCTGGACCGCGAGTCGCTGCGCCTGGGGGTGGTGCACCTCAAGACCGCCGACCAGCGCCTGGCGTGGCTGGCCGACCACCTGGCCGAGCAGCCCGGGTCGGGCATCGTCTACTGCCTCACCGTCGCCGCCACCCAGGAGGTCGCCGACTACCTGCGCAGCCGCGGCCACGAGGTGGCGGCGTACTCGGGGCAGACCGAGACCACCGAGCGCCAGGCGCTCGAGGGCGACCTGGCCGCCGGGCGGGTCAAGGCGCTGGTGGCGACCTCCGCGCTCGGGATGGGCTTCGACGCCAGCCTCGGCTTCGTGGTCAACCTGGGCGCGCCGAGCTCGCCGGTGGCCTACTACCAGCAGGTCGGGCGAGCCGGGCGTGGCCTCGACGCCCGCAGCGAGTCGGCCACGGTGGTGCTGCTGCCCGCGGTCGAGGACCGCGACATCTGGGCCTACTTCGCCTCCTTGGCCTTCCCCCGCGAGGAGCAGGTGCGCGAGACGCTGGCCGTGCTCGCCGAGGAGGGGCGCCCGATGAGCACCGCGGCGCTCGAGACCCGCGTCGAGCTCAACCGCACCCGCCTCGAGACGATGCTCAAGGTGCTCGACGTCGACGGCGCCGTACGCCGCGTGCGCGGCGGCTGGGAGTCCACGGGTCGGGAGTGGACCTACGACGAGCCGCGCTACCGCCGGGTCGCGGAGGCCCGCCAGCGCGAGCAGGACGCGATGCTGGAGTACCTGCGCACCGACGAGTGCCGGATGCTCTACCTGCGCGACCAGCTCGACGACCCCGAGGCGCAGGCCTGCGGGCGCTGCGACAACTGCGGCGGGCTGCAGCTCTCGACCGACGTCTCCGCGGCCGCCATCGAGGAGGCGCAGGCCCGCCTGGCCCGACCCGGTGTGCCGGTGGCCCCGCGCAAGATGTGGCCGACCGGCATGGACCGCCTCGGCGTCCAGCTCAAGGGCAAGATCTCCGACGGCGCCGCCGAGGAGGGCCGCGCCGTGGCGCGCCTGACCGACCTGGGCTACGGCCAGGCGCTGCGCGAGCTCTTCCGCGAGGGTCCCGACGGCGTGGCCGACGTGCCGGTGCCGGTGCCGCTGGTGCAGGCCGTGATCGAGGTCCTCAACGACTGGCGCCCGCAGGTCGACGCGATCGTCTCGGTCGAGTCGGTGCGCCGCGGCGAGCTGGTCGACAGCCTGGCCGACGGTCTCTCGCGCTACCTCCAGGTGCCGCTGCTGGGCCGGTGGGCGGTGGTCGACCCCGACGTCGCGCCCGGCCAGGGCTCGATGAACTCCGCCCAGCGCGTGGCCGCCGTCGGCCGCCGCTTCGACCTGCACGCCGACCCCGGCTCCCTGGAGGGCCGCTCGGTGCTGCTGGTCGACGACCTCACCGACACCGGCTGGACCCTGACCATGGCCGCGCGGGCGATCCGCCGCGCGGGTGCCGTCGCCGTACGCCCGCTGGTGCTGGGCGTCTCCGGCTGA
- a CDS encoding LLM class flavin-dependent oxidoreductase, giving the protein MRFGLTILTDLPWAEAGPRWRAAEEMGFDHAWTYDHLVWGGLPESPWTGAVPTLAAAAATTQRIGLGTLVTAPNFRHPYPFLRDVQALEGIADGRVLLGLGVGGDRDSEVLGGEALSTRERVDRFQEFVTLLARLRDEDHVDADGRWFATRDARTLPPLRRTPLLVAANGPRSLRFSARAGDGWVTTGPHAETTLEGWYAGLARARDTYEEALVAAGREPADLPRYLLADTGRVGPAGFALASVGAFEDMAGRAAELGFTDLVTHWPRGVQPYAGDERVLEQVADALPRLRG; this is encoded by the coding sequence ATGCGCTTCGGGCTGACGATCCTGACCGACCTGCCGTGGGCCGAGGCCGGGCCGCGGTGGCGGGCCGCGGAGGAGATGGGCTTCGACCACGCCTGGACCTACGACCACCTGGTGTGGGGCGGGCTGCCGGAGAGCCCGTGGACCGGTGCGGTGCCGACTCTGGCCGCGGCCGCGGCCACGACGCAGCGGATCGGGCTGGGCACCCTGGTGACCGCGCCGAACTTCCGCCACCCCTACCCGTTCCTGCGCGACGTGCAGGCCCTCGAGGGCATCGCCGACGGCCGGGTGCTGCTGGGCCTGGGCGTCGGCGGCGACCGCGACTCCGAGGTGCTCGGCGGCGAGGCGCTGAGCACCCGCGAGCGGGTCGACCGGTTCCAGGAGTTCGTGACCCTGCTGGCCCGGCTGCGCGACGAGGACCACGTCGACGCAGACGGACGCTGGTTCGCCACCCGCGACGCCCGCACCCTGCCGCCGCTGCGGCGTACGCCGTTGCTGGTCGCGGCCAACGGCCCCCGCTCGCTGCGGTTCTCGGCGCGGGCGGGCGACGGGTGGGTGACCACCGGGCCGCACGCCGAGACCACGCTCGAGGGCTGGTACGCCGGCCTGGCCCGCGCCCGCGACACCTACGAGGAGGCGCTGGTCGCCGCCGGGCGCGAGCCCGCCGACCTGCCCCGCTACCTGCTCGCCGACACCGGGCGCGTGGGGCCGGCCGGCTTCGCGCTCGCGAGCGTCGGCGCCTTCGAGGACATGGCCGGCCGGGCCGCCGAGCTCGGGTTCACCGACCTCGTCACGCACTGGCCGCGCGGCGTGCAGCCCTACGCCGGCGACGAGCGGGTGCTCGAGCAGGTCGCCGACGCCCTGCCGCGGCTGCGCGGCTGA